A genomic segment from Syntrophotalea acetylenivorans encodes:
- the fusA gene encoding elongation factor G, producing MDHPPLQAIRNIGIISHIDAGKTTVSERVLYYTGKSHKMGEVHDGAAVMDWMEQEQERGITITATTTSCRWRDCWINLIDTPGHIDFTIEVERSLRVLDGAVTVFSAVEGVQSQSESVWHQADRYRVPRLCLINKMDRIGADYRRVLEQIVKRFDARPVLLQLPLGEEGDFAGVIDLIGEQCLLFSEADQGLTVTAEAIPAERLEEVRSAREVLIEAAADFDDQILNDFLDGRTVDSSRLRAALRRGVLECQLFPVLLGSALRNKGIQPLLDAVVAFLPSPLEAPPVRALVEGDGLQERFLSCDPDGPLCALAFKVFSDAGRKLTYLRVYSGTVHAGQELFNGARGQKEKIARLFRMHAHKRERIEAARAGDIASAVGLKDVLTGDTLSAEQEPLVLEGLSVPEPVVSLAVEPKRIDDREKLLPALEKLQWEDPTFRVREDAGTGQLILAGMGQLHLDILTQRLSREFGVEVITGRPQVVYRETLCKVVEHREVFHREAEGKLQSGEVLLRLEPLARGEGLIVVLPQEEEHGLPLEWRQALEASLEQGCAAGVQAGYPLTDLRIEVAEAPYEASTTTEAGLLAAAQRGLAVAARQGQPTLLEPIMALELMVPRESAGKVLGSLQQKRGRIDGMESRGEMEVIQAQVPLTEMFDYMTELRSATQGRGTFSMEFSRYDQAPDEILQKFSIK from the coding sequence ATGGACCATCCGCCACTTCAGGCAATCCGCAATATCGGTATTATTTCCCACATTGATGCCGGTAAGACCACGGTCTCCGAACGGGTCCTCTACTATACGGGCAAGAGCCACAAGATGGGCGAGGTGCATGATGGGGCCGCGGTCATGGACTGGATGGAGCAGGAGCAGGAGCGGGGTATCACCATCACCGCCACCACCACCAGCTGCCGCTGGCGGGACTGCTGGATCAACCTCATCGACACTCCCGGTCATATCGACTTTACTATCGAAGTCGAACGTTCCCTGCGAGTACTCGACGGTGCCGTGACCGTCTTCAGTGCGGTGGAAGGGGTGCAGTCGCAAAGTGAATCGGTCTGGCATCAGGCCGATCGCTATCGTGTGCCCCGTCTTTGCCTGATCAATAAAATGGATCGTATCGGTGCCGATTACCGACGGGTGCTGGAGCAGATCGTCAAGCGTTTTGACGCCCGCCCCGTCTTGCTGCAGCTGCCTCTGGGGGAAGAGGGCGACTTTGCCGGCGTCATCGACCTGATTGGTGAACAATGCCTGCTTTTCAGTGAAGCCGACCAGGGGCTGACAGTGACGGCCGAAGCCATACCCGCCGAACGTCTGGAAGAAGTGCGGTCAGCCCGCGAAGTTCTCATCGAGGCGGCGGCCGATTTCGATGACCAGATTCTTAACGATTTTCTCGATGGGCGTACCGTCGATTCGTCCCGTCTACGGGCGGCCCTGCGTCGTGGCGTATTGGAATGTCAGCTGTTCCCGGTGCTGCTCGGTTCGGCTTTGCGCAACAAGGGGATTCAGCCGCTGCTCGATGCCGTCGTAGCTTTTTTGCCCTCGCCGCTGGAAGCGCCTCCGGTGCGGGCTCTGGTGGAAGGGGACGGCCTGCAAGAGCGGTTTTTAAGTTGTGACCCTGACGGGCCCCTCTGCGCTCTGGCCTTTAAAGTGTTTTCCGATGCCGGGCGTAAGCTGACTTATCTGCGGGTTTATTCCGGCACCGTGCATGCCGGACAAGAGCTGTTCAACGGCGCTCGTGGGCAGAAGGAGAAGATAGCCCGCCTGTTTCGCATGCATGCGCATAAGCGGGAGCGAATCGAGGCGGCGAGGGCCGGCGATATTGCCTCTGCCGTAGGGCTCAAAGATGTTTTGACCGGGGACACGTTGAGTGCTGAACAGGAACCGCTGGTGCTGGAAGGCTTGAGCGTCCCTGAGCCTGTTGTCTCCCTGGCGGTGGAACCCAAGCGCATCGATGACCGGGAGAAGTTGTTGCCCGCTTTGGAAAAACTTCAATGGGAAGACCCGACCTTTCGTGTTCGGGAGGATGCAGGAACCGGTCAGCTCATTCTGGCCGGCATGGGCCAGTTGCACCTGGATATCCTGACCCAGCGTCTATCCCGGGAGTTTGGGGTCGAGGTCATTACCGGCCGTCCCCAGGTTGTTTACCGGGAGACCCTGTGCAAGGTTGTGGAGCATCGGGAAGTTTTTCATCGTGAAGCCGAGGGAAAATTACAAAGCGGCGAAGTTCTATTGCGTCTGGAGCCGCTTGCCAGGGGAGAAGGCCTGATAGTGGTTCTGCCGCAAGAAGAAGAGCACGGCTTGCCCCTGGAGTGGCGGCAGGCTTTGGAGGCCAGCCTGGAGCAGGGTTGCGCCGCCGGGGTTCAGGCGGGCTATCCCCTGACCGATCTGCGGATTGAGGTGGCCGAAGCACCTTACGAGGCAAGTACCACCACCGAAGCCGGCCTGTTGGCAGCCGCCCAGCGGGGGCTGGCAGTGGCCGCCCGCCAGGGGCAACCGACCCTGCTTGAGCCGATCATGGCCTTGGAACTGATGGTACCAAGGGAAAGCGCCGGCAAGGTCCTCGGTTCCCTGCAGCAGAAGCGTGGTCGCATCGATGGTATGGAGAGCCGCGGGGAGATGGAGGTCATCCAGGCCCAGGTGCCCCTGACAGAGATGTTCGATTATATGACCGAACTGCGCAGTGCCACGCAGGGACGCGGTACTTTCAGCATGGAGTTCTCCCGGTACGACCAGGCCCCGGACGAAATATTGCAGAAATTCAGTATAAAGTAG
- a CDS encoding TonB-dependent receptor: MSARLFRPLVWMCLLAMLPAMPGFAADSEVFSLGEVIVTGEQQVVNLATTVTEVTAEDIKQRGAQTVAEALELLPGVNVAVGGKGQSYVSVRGFEQSDLKVLIDGVPLYEQYYRELDLSQLPVDAVAKITVTKGASSVLYGANTFGGVINIVTKTAGAKPTAEVIASWGNYATQNYIFNTGATLGKFSYWLTTSFRQSDGYRLSNDFDSDPMFIGEHTVDGNPFVEDGGKRDGSEYMKRTINAKLGWQPDQDTSLYLTFDYHNNPKGVPNRSWRFNEWEQWHVSLVGEKQFTDWLRVKARGYYVDHKDSLVEEDLTFTADHKHFWLASTYDNYTVGGDLQTFMDFGPLSFLKVGLSFVRDDCEQSEIPKSGGPWEDVGEYSADTYTFGIEDEIKPNDWLALTLGASYDYFDPREANDQPVPGSAHAFNPQIGAVVTLSENTTLHGSMAKKISFPHLKQLFSDVSGGNPNLDPQETQSYEIGVTHIFNDRVSGSVAFFYNDIKDLIDKVGPKGASYYTNIGQAHTQGIEATLGADVTDNFWMGFNYTYLETEQRTDDEWNGRELEGRPRHRANLDLRYRFGFGLTASTQASYTQRQYFEDNDDNWKQGPDFFLLNARLEQNLGRKWDVDGKVFVEVSNITDKFYHEEGFLTPGRTFLAGLSLTY; this comes from the coding sequence ATGAGTGCAAGGTTGTTTAGACCGCTGGTCTGGATGTGCCTGTTGGCAATGCTGCCGGCAATGCCCGGTTTTGCAGCGGACAGCGAGGTGTTTTCGCTCGGTGAGGTTATTGTTACCGGCGAACAGCAGGTGGTCAATCTGGCTACCACCGTTACCGAGGTGACCGCTGAGGATATCAAACAGCGAGGAGCCCAGACTGTAGCCGAGGCTCTGGAGCTGTTGCCCGGTGTCAATGTAGCAGTCGGCGGCAAAGGCCAGAGTTACGTCAGCGTACGTGGCTTCGAGCAGAGCGATTTGAAGGTGTTGATCGACGGTGTGCCTCTGTATGAGCAGTATTACCGCGAACTGGATTTGTCCCAGCTTCCGGTCGATGCAGTCGCCAAGATCACGGTGACCAAGGGGGCCTCTTCGGTCCTTTACGGCGCCAATACTTTTGGCGGGGTTATCAATATTGTAACCAAGACGGCCGGGGCCAAGCCTACAGCCGAGGTTATTGCTTCCTGGGGTAACTACGCCACTCAAAATTACATCTTCAATACAGGTGCGACTCTCGGCAAGTTTAGCTATTGGCTGACCACGAGTTTTCGCCAGTCCGACGGTTATCGCCTGTCCAATGACTTTGACAGCGATCCGATGTTTATCGGGGAACACACTGTTGATGGAAACCCGTTTGTGGAGGACGGCGGTAAGCGCGACGGTAGCGAATATATGAAGCGCACTATCAATGCCAAGCTCGGCTGGCAGCCGGATCAAGATACCAGCCTCTATCTGACCTTCGACTATCACAACAACCCCAAGGGTGTGCCCAATCGCAGTTGGCGCTTCAATGAGTGGGAGCAGTGGCATGTCAGCCTGGTTGGGGAAAAACAATTTACCGACTGGCTACGGGTCAAGGCCCGGGGTTATTATGTCGACCATAAAGATAGTTTGGTTGAGGAAGATCTGACCTTCACTGCAGACCACAAGCACTTCTGGCTTGCTTCCACCTACGACAATTATACAGTCGGTGGCGATCTGCAGACATTTATGGATTTCGGTCCTTTGAGCTTCCTCAAGGTTGGCCTGAGCTTTGTACGCGATGACTGCGAACAGAGCGAAATCCCCAAGAGTGGCGGTCCTTGGGAAGACGTTGGTGAATACAGTGCCGATACCTATACGTTCGGCATCGAGGACGAAATTAAACCTAATGACTGGCTGGCTTTGACCCTAGGTGCCAGTTATGACTACTTTGATCCCCGCGAAGCCAATGATCAGCCGGTGCCGGGCAGCGCCCATGCCTTCAATCCCCAGATCGGGGCGGTGGTGACCCTGTCGGAAAATACCACTCTGCACGGCTCCATGGCCAAGAAGATCAGCTTCCCCCATCTCAAGCAGTTGTTTAGCGATGTGAGCGGTGGCAATCCCAATCTCGACCCCCAGGAAACTCAAAGCTATGAAATCGGTGTGACTCACATCTTCAACGACAGGGTCAGCGGTTCGGTGGCTTTTTTCTACAACGATATCAAGGATTTGATCGATAAGGTCGGGCCCAAAGGGGCAAGTTATTATACCAACATTGGCCAGGCACACACGCAAGGCATCGAGGCCACTTTAGGTGCGGACGTGACCGACAATTTCTGGATGGGATTCAACTATACTTATCTGGAAACCGAACAGAGAACCGATGACGAATGGAACGGTCGTGAACTGGAAGGACGGCCCCGTCACCGTGCGAATCTTGACCTGCGTTACCGCTTTGGTTTTGGTTTGACCGCAAGCACCCAGGCCTCCTACACCCAACGGCAGTATTTTGAGGACAATGACGACAACTGGAAGCAGGGACCGGATTTCTTTCTGCTCAACGCCCGGCTCGAGCAGAACCTTGGCCGCAAATGGGACGTGGACGGGAAAGTATTTGTCGAAGTTAGTAATATCACGGATAAGTTTTATCACGAAGAAGGATTCCTCACGCCTGGACGTACCTTTCTGGCCGGTCTGAGTCTCACCTATTAA